GGACGTCCAACGCGCCTGCGGCATGACCGCCGAACGCGTCGTTGCCGCCGCCGACGAGGCGATGTCCCGATCGAGGAAATGAGGACCACCATGACCAGCACATCACCGCTCGCCGTCGCCGAGGACCACATCGTCCTGCGCGACGCTGTCCAGGGGTGGCGGGACGCCATAGAGATTGTCGGCGGCATCCTCGTCGACAAGGGCAACGCCACCCGCGACTACGTCGACGCCATGATTGCCTCGATCGCGGGGCCGAACGGCACCTACATCGACCTGGGTGCCGGCATCGCGCTGGCGCATGCCCGTCCGGAGAACGGCGTGCAGTCGACCGGGCTCTCCGTCCTCCACCTGGGCGAACCCGTCCTCCTCGCCGATGACCCGACGCACCCGGTCACCGTGTTCATCGCGCTGGCCGCCGTCGACTCTCGC
The genomic region above belongs to Corynebacterium glyciniphilum AJ 3170 and contains:
- a CDS encoding PTS sugar transporter subunit IIA, with translation MTSTSPLAVAEDHIVLRDAVQGWRDAIEIVGGILVDKGNATRDYVDAMIASIAGPNGTYIDLGAGIALAHARPENGVQSTGLSVLHLGEPVLLADDPTHPVTVFIALAAVDSRGHLDVMKNLARVLTDEDLRQTLLNATTSADIVSALSPKE